GCGGCGCGCCTGAACCTGGGGCTGGAGGGCGAGGGCCCGGAATTCACGCGCTTCTCCTGGTTCTCGATGATGTTCGGGGCGGGGATCGGGGTCGGCATGCTGACCTGGGCCGTGGCCGAGCCGGTGACCCATTTCGAAAGCAACCCCGAAACGATCATGGGCCTGACGACCGCGGGCGGGGCCGACAACGTCGCCATGGCCTTCAAGTGGTCCTTCCTGCATTGGGGCTTCAGCGCTTGGGCCTGCTATGCGATCTGCGGGCTGTCGCTGGCCTATTTCAGCTATCGCCGCGGGCTGCCGCTGACGATCCGCTCGGGGCTGACGCCGCTTTTCGGCCAGCGGCTGGCGGGGCCCTTGGGCCATGTCATCGACATCGTGGCGGTGGTGGCCACCATCCTGGGCGTCGCCCGGACCCTGGGCTTCGGGGTGGACCAGCTGGTCGCGGGGCTGACGCGGATCGGGTTTTCCGGCCTGATCGACGCGGATGGCGGGGCGACCACCATGGGCATCATCGTGGCGCTGGCGGTCATCATGGGCCTGTCCACCCTGTCGGCCCTGTCGGGCGTGGGGCGCGGCATCAAGTGGCTGTCGAACCTAAACATGGGCCTGTCGATCGTTCTGCTGGGATTCCTGATGATCTTCGGTGCGACCTGGTTCGGGCTGAACGCCATGGCCACGGGCCTGTGGCATTACGTCATCAACCTGCCGCAGATGAGCGTCAACGTCTTCCGCTCGGACGGGATCGAGGGGTCCCAGGATTTCCTGCTGGCGCAGTGGCAGGGCTGGTGGCCGGTCTTCTACTGGGCGTGGTGGATCGCCTTCGCGCCCTTTGTGGGGCTGTTCCTGGCGCGGATCTCGCGCGGGCGGACGGTGCGGGAATTCGTGCTGGGCGCGCTGATCGTGCCGGCGCTGATGTGCTTCGTGTGGTTTTCCTGGGCGGGCGGCACCGCCATCGACCTGGAGCTGAACGGCGGCGCGAACGGCGTCATCTTCGACGCGGCCAATGGTGACAAGATCTTTGCCATGACCGAATTCATGCTGGCGCCCGTCGCGACATGGCTGTCCTGGAGCATGGCGGTCCTGATCGTGGTGCTGCTGCTGACCTTCCTGGTCACCTCGGCCGATTCCGCGGTGCTGATCGTAAACACGATCAACGCGGCCGGGGACGAGGGGCCGAAGGCTCAGCCCCATGTGCTGTTCTGGGGCGTGGCCTTGGCGATGGTCGTGGCGGGGCTGCTGATCTCGGGCGGCACGACGGCGATCCAGACGGCAATGGTGATCGGCGCGCTGCCCTTTTCCGCGGTGATGGCGCTGATGGCGGTGGCGCTGGTCAAGGCGATCTTCAACGATACGCGGCGCGAACGGGCGGGTGTGCCCAGCACCCATGACAAGATCGACGGCGCGACCCCGGCCAACCCGCCCTCCGGGCTGGGAACGCCCGCGGAGTGACATGCGAAGGGGGCCCGGCCGCGGCCGGGCCCGCCGCTCTCAGGGCAGGAAGATCGCCTTCACATTGACGAATTCCTTCATGCCGAAGCCGCCATGTTCGCGGCCATAGCCCGAATCCTTGACCCCGCCGAAGGGCATGTTCGGATCCGCCGCCCCGAAGGAGTTGATCCGCACCATCCCCGTGTCGAAATGGTCGCGCGCCAAGCGCAGGGCGCGATCCTCGTCCTTGCAGAAGATGCCACCGCCCAGGCCATAGCGGCTGTCATTGGCGATGCGCATCGCGTCCTCGTCATCCTTGGCGCGGATGATCGCGGCGACGGGGCCGAAGATCTCGTCATCATAGGCGGGCATGCCGGGCACCACATCGGCCAGCACCGTCGCGGGGTAATAGGCCCCCCGGCGGTCGGGCAACGTGCCGCCGCAGAGGATCCGCGCGCCCTTGGCGAGGCTGTCCTCGACCTGCTTGGCCACGGTGTCGCGCTGGTCGTCGCTGGACAGCGGGCCCAGCTGGGTGTCGTCATCGGTCGGATCGCCCATCACGATGGCCTGCATCTGATCGACATAGGCCGCGACGAAGGCGTCATAGACGGCATCCGTCACCACAAAGCGCTTGGCCGAGACGCAGGTCTGCCCATTGTTGTAGAGCCGCCCCATGACCGAGAACTTCACCGCCGTCTCGACATCGGCATCCGACAGGACCAGATAGGCGTCGTTCGAGCCCAGCTCCAGCACGGTCTTCTTCAGCGCCTTGCCTGCGACGGCGGCCACATGGCGGCCCGCATCGTCGCTGCCCGTCAGGGTGACGCCGCGCACCAGGGGATGGGCGATCAGGCGGTCGCTGACATCGTGGTCGATCACGATGACCTGGAACAGGTCCTCGGGCAGGCCCGCCTCGATGCACAGCTCGCGCAGGCGCAGCCCGCTGCCGGTGCAGATCGCGGCATGTTTCAGCACGCAGGCATTGCCCGCCATCAGGTTCGCCGCCAGCACCCGCACCGGCTGATAGAGCGGGAAGTTCCAGGGCTGGATCGAATAGATCACGCCGATCGGGCAATGGCTGACCACCCCGCGCGATCCTTTGCCATGGCTGCGTTCCTCATCGGCCAAGACCTCGGGGCCGGTCTTGGCGGTGTAATCCAGGATGGCGGCGCAGATCTCGACCTCGGTCAGGCCGTCCTTCAACAGCTTGCCCGTCTCGCGCGTCATCAGCGCGGCCAGGTCCTCGGCATCGCGGCGCAGGATTTCGGCCAGGCGGGTCAGAATGGGGGCGCGGTCGGCATGGGACAG
The Paracoccus aestuarii genome window above contains:
- a CDS encoding BCCT family transporter, producing MANDDKIGPPLTELDINTTTGGFYNGFSVAVTVPAKIIISVIVVWAIFWPIQSGAILNGLNSLILQNFAAWYIWVVAFFIVICLGLALWPAAARLNLGLEGEGPEFTRFSWFSMMFGAGIGVGMLTWAVAEPVTHFESNPETIMGLTTAGGADNVAMAFKWSFLHWGFSAWACYAICGLSLAYFSYRRGLPLTIRSGLTPLFGQRLAGPLGHVIDIVAVVATILGVARTLGFGVDQLVAGLTRIGFSGLIDADGGATTMGIIVALAVIMGLSTLSALSGVGRGIKWLSNLNMGLSIVLLGFLMIFGATWFGLNAMATGLWHYVINLPQMSVNVFRSDGIEGSQDFLLAQWQGWWPVFYWAWWIAFAPFVGLFLARISRGRTVREFVLGALIVPALMCFVWFSWAGGTAIDLELNGGANGVIFDAANGDKIFAMTEFMLAPVATWLSWSMAVLIVVLLLTFLVTSADSAVLIVNTINAAGDEGPKAQPHVLFWGVALAMVVAGLLISGGTTAIQTAMVIGALPFSAVMALMAVALVKAIFNDTRRERAGVPSTHDKIDGATPANPPSGLGTPAE
- a CDS encoding NAD-dependent succinate-semialdehyde dehydrogenase is translated as MSTITTTNPATGQTIATYPLMTEAEAIAKVEAAHAAFQDWRLLSHADRAPILTRLAEILRRDAEDLAALMTRETGKLLKDGLTEVEICAAILDYTAKTGPEVLADEERSHGKGSRGVVSHCPIGVIYSIQPWNFPLYQPVRVLAANLMAGNACVLKHAAICTGSGLRLRELCIEAGLPEDLFQVIVIDHDVSDRLIAHPLVRGVTLTGSDDAGRHVAAVAGKALKKTVLELGSNDAYLVLSDADVETAVKFSVMGRLYNNGQTCVSAKRFVVTDAVYDAFVAAYVDQMQAIVMGDPTDDDTQLGPLSSDDQRDTVAKQVEDSLAKGARILCGGTLPDRRGAYYPATVLADVVPGMPAYDDEIFGPVAAIIRAKDDEDAMRIANDSRYGLGGGIFCKDEDRALRLARDHFDTGMVRINSFGAADPNMPFGGVKDSGYGREHGGFGMKEFVNVKAIFLP